A section of the Tumebacillus amylolyticus genome encodes:
- a CDS encoding DUF6884 domain-containing protein, translating to MKRLCITPCGAKKIWDKQPDAGDTRAEDVYIGAFAKACQAYAGTFFEQWVVLSAKHGVLLPDDMLRENYDVSFTSDSALVISVEMLREQWLARGFGDVEEVVVLGGKKYARAVERYFRDWHLQPRIVLPLQGYRGIGYMLQALNASVLEGRELDTLPT from the coding sequence ATGAAACGGTTGTGCATCACGCCATGTGGGGCGAAAAAGATCTGGGACAAGCAACCCGACGCGGGAGACACGCGGGCGGAGGATGTGTACATCGGTGCGTTTGCCAAGGCGTGCCAAGCGTATGCGGGCACTTTTTTTGAGCAGTGGGTGGTCTTGTCGGCGAAACACGGGGTGTTGTTGCCGGACGACATGCTGCGAGAGAATTATGATGTTTCGTTCACGTCAGACTCCGCTCTGGTGATTTCGGTGGAGATGTTACGGGAACAGTGGTTGGCGCGCGGATTTGGTGATGTCGAGGAAGTTGTCGTGCTCGGTGGCAAGAAATACGCACGCGCCGTGGAGAGATACTTCCGAGATTGGCACTTGCAACCGCGTATCGTGTTGCCCCTTCAAGGGTATCGCGGGATTGGTTATATGTTGCAAGCGTTGAACGCTTCCGTGCTTGAAGGACGGGAATTGGACACGCTCCCCACA